A genomic stretch from Natronomonas gomsonensis includes:
- a CDS encoding NAD(P) transhydrogenase subunit alpha yields MADIITHLTLFVLAAFLGYSVITKIPATLHTPLMSGANAITGITLVGAVVVAGSGSTTVATVLGFLAVVMATINVVGGYLVSHFMLEDFHGGGR; encoded by the coding sequence GTGGCCGACATCATTACCCACCTGACACTGTTCGTCTTGGCGGCGTTCCTCGGCTACTCGGTCATAACGAAGATCCCGGCGACGCTGCACACGCCCCTGATGTCCGGAGCCAACGCCATCACGGGGATTACGCTCGTCGGTGCGGTCGTGGTCGCTGGCTCCGGTTCCACGACAGTGGCAACGGTACTGGGGTTCCTAGCGGTCGTCATGGCGACCATCAACGTCGTCGGCGGCTACCTCGTGAGCCACTTCATGCTCGAGGACTTCCACGGAGGGGGTCGGTAG
- a CDS encoding tyrosine-type recombinase/integrase: MATQDDDKIRRAVKRIKDPPKSRLRDCDQELLLTYYDRLAARNRQNASQQKGRQSQLLEQNRLIAVQTELLAETLESGQVGVNAVDSILEHYENENVAGTTLEIKYGALKDFARTMLEVDDKDLPERFADITPWSFRDLNPVPLPSEVVEWSDIVDMCETRSHIRDKAIVATQWSAMTRPEAEMHSMQFCHVDDQGSHIKLTIPEDSKTGYRTAYLFAGAPLLRKWLYHEHPAQNSVNDGPTPDTYIWVKQQENKLLRYNSYAKIFGKLAERADIDKPVTGRHLRRSRASVLASRPTIDEQDLRNLGGWSFGSDKPKHYIANYSQQTARHVAAADGADFDSFDKPSPIAPIECTNNNCGRWTERHFDSCIWCSASLPDSSSERIELSMGSNDCRTEDFLGAISDGEINLRDLEGIKRCERYIRGRKDFFEELPHIISIAEEE; this comes from the coding sequence ATGGCGACACAGGACGACGACAAAATCAGGCGAGCGGTCAAGCGGATTAAAGATCCACCGAAGTCACGTCTTCGTGACTGTGATCAAGAGTTGTTATTGACCTACTATGACCGACTCGCAGCCCGGAACCGACAGAATGCCAGCCAACAGAAGGGTCGACAGTCACAACTGCTTGAGCAGAACCGACTGATTGCAGTTCAAACTGAGCTGCTCGCCGAAACCCTTGAGAGTGGCCAAGTAGGCGTCAATGCTGTCGACTCAATTTTAGAACATTACGAAAACGAGAATGTCGCAGGTACTACTCTTGAAATCAAATATGGTGCGCTCAAGGACTTCGCCCGGACGATGCTCGAGGTCGATGATAAAGATCTTCCAGAGAGATTTGCAGACATCACACCTTGGAGTTTTCGTGATTTGAACCCAGTTCCGCTCCCGAGTGAAGTGGTCGAATGGTCCGATATCGTCGATATGTGCGAAACTCGCTCACACATCCGTGACAAGGCAATCGTGGCAACACAGTGGTCAGCTATGACGCGACCAGAGGCCGAAATGCATTCGATGCAGTTCTGTCACGTCGATGACCAAGGTAGTCACATCAAGTTGACTATCCCAGAGGATTCAAAGACCGGCTACAGAACTGCATATTTGTTTGCTGGGGCGCCGCTACTGCGGAAGTGGTTATATCATGAGCATCCAGCACAGAATAGCGTCAACGATGGGCCGACACCAGATACGTATATATGGGTTAAACAGCAAGAGAATAAATTGCTGAGATACAATAGCTATGCCAAAATCTTCGGAAAGCTCGCAGAACGGGCGGATATCGACAAGCCAGTCACCGGCCGACATTTACGCCGTAGTCGGGCTAGTGTGCTAGCCTCTCGGCCGACAATCGACGAGCAAGATCTCCGGAATCTTGGTGGTTGGAGTTTTGGTTCTGATAAACCTAAACATTACATAGCTAACTACTCACAGCAGACTGCACGACATGTTGCAGCGGCCGACGGCGCCGATTTTGACTCATTCGACAAGCCCTCTCCAATTGCTCCAATTGAGTGTACAAATAACAACTGCGGACGGTGGACTGAGCGTCACTTCGATAGTTGTATCTGGTGCTCAGCAAGCCTTCCCGATAGCAGCAGCGAGCGGATTGAGTTATCGATGGGCAGCAATGATTGCAGGACTGAAGACTTCCTTGGAGCCATATCTGACGGTGAGATAAATCTCAGGGATCTTGAGGGTATCAAGCGGTGTGAACGTTACATTCGAGGTCGCAAGGATTTCTTTGAGGAGCTTCCACATATAATCTCTATTGCCGAAGAAGAGTAG
- a CDS encoding NAD(P)(+) transhydrogenase (Re/Si-specific) subunit beta — MVELFSESILRLIYLLAAILFIQGLRDMTHPRTAVRGNLTSAGGMLIAVTATVLWFEILSPAVLIGGLAVGGLVGAGLAIKVEMTEMPQLVGVFNGFGGGASALVAGAELIEFQTTTAGAFPGDLAIAAAASGIIGAVTFTGSMVAAGKLHGLISGSAIRYTGEHVVKALLLGVAVLAGAYIVIQPDLLAGVLQGAVVPAFWVLIAAASILGVMLVISIGGADMPVVIALLNAYSGLAAAGTGFVLSNTALIIAGTLVGAAGMILTVIMCESMNRSLANVLFGGFGEEATSEEMDDIYEGNITETSPEELEMLLDTAKRVVIVPGYGMAVAQAQHAVAEFAELLDEDGVEVEFGIHPVAGRMPGHMNVLLAEADVPYDKMKELEEINPTFSQTDVVIVIGANDVVNPRANEADGSPISGMPVLNVYEAGTVVVNKRSLSPGFSGIPNPLFARDNTVMLFGDGKQSMQEVVAEYKENR; from the coding sequence ATGGTCGAGTTGTTCTCCGAATCGATTCTCCGGCTAATCTACCTGCTGGCAGCAATCCTGTTTATCCAGGGGCTCCGCGACATGACCCATCCCAGAACCGCGGTCCGGGGGAACCTCACATCGGCCGGCGGGATGCTAATCGCCGTTACCGCCACAGTGCTGTGGTTCGAGATTCTTTCGCCAGCAGTGCTGATCGGCGGGCTTGCGGTCGGCGGACTCGTTGGTGCCGGCCTTGCAATTAAGGTAGAGATGACCGAAATGCCGCAACTCGTCGGCGTCTTCAACGGCTTCGGCGGCGGTGCCTCTGCACTCGTCGCTGGTGCAGAGTTGATTGAGTTTCAGACGACGACTGCCGGGGCGTTCCCGGGAGACCTGGCCATCGCGGCCGCCGCCTCGGGGATTATCGGCGCCGTCACGTTCACCGGGAGTATGGTCGCCGCTGGGAAACTCCACGGCCTGATCTCCGGATCGGCGATCCGCTACACCGGCGAACACGTCGTCAAGGCCCTGTTACTCGGGGTTGCCGTCCTCGCAGGCGCCTACATCGTCATCCAGCCCGATCTGCTGGCGGGCGTCCTCCAAGGGGCGGTCGTCCCGGCGTTCTGGGTACTTATCGCCGCTGCGTCGATTCTCGGCGTGATGCTCGTCATCTCGATCGGCGGCGCCGACATGCCGGTCGTCATCGCGTTGCTGAACGCCTACTCCGGGCTGGCCGCCGCAGGGACCGGCTTCGTCTTGAGCAACACCGCGCTGATTATCGCCGGGACGCTCGTGGGCGCTGCCGGGATGATCCTCACGGTCATCATGTGTGAGTCGATGAACCGGTCGCTCGCCAATGTGCTGTTCGGCGGCTTCGGCGAGGAGGCCACCTCGGAGGAGATGGACGACATCTACGAGGGCAACATCACCGAGACATCCCCAGAGGAACTCGAGATGCTGCTCGATACGGCCAAACGCGTCGTCATCGTGCCCGGTTACGGGATGGCAGTCGCGCAGGCCCAGCACGCTGTCGCCGAATTCGCCGAGCTACTCGATGAGGACGGCGTCGAGGTGGAGTTCGGCATTCACCCCGTCGCTGGCCGAATGCCCGGCCACATGAACGTGCTGCTGGCCGAGGCGGACGTTCCCTACGACAAGATGAAAGAACTCGAGGAAATTAATCCGACGTTCTCCCAGACGGACGTCGTTATCGTCATCGGCGCGAACGACGTTGTGAATCCGCGGGCCAACGAGGCCGATGGCAGCCCCATCTCCGGGATGCCAGTGTTGAACGTCTACGAAGCCGGCACCGTCGTCGTCAACAAGCGGAGTCTCAGCCCTGGCTTCTCGGGTATCCCGAATCCCCTGTTCGCTCGGGATAATACGGTGATGCTGTTCGGCGACGGCAAGCAGTCGATGCAGGAGGTCGTTGCCGAGTACAAGGAGAACCGCTAA
- a CDS encoding DUF6036 family nucleotidyltransferase, with the protein MRPTFGREYIENEFQRIGDGLSEPLTVYLIGGGAMSLRDLKGATKDIDLVVPDGDAYGQLWAVLMDLGYAEVQSLDPDYRALGATSCVENDDGCRLDIFNQQVANKLVLTDGMRERSEPFLDTDRLTVRLVSNEDIFLFKAIAGRDDDIEDMNMLVQAGLDYDVVRAELEAQIERLGDDQFATFANEALVELEERYGVTTPIEDRVQELTNRYYRGLEVLQALDEPMAVDELAAELELGTDEVHDRLAYLSTFDRAQRDGDTVRPVE; encoded by the coding sequence ATGAGACCAACATTCGGACGTGAGTACATCGAGAACGAATTCCAGCGAATCGGAGACGGGCTATCTGAACCGCTCACGGTCTACCTGATCGGTGGTGGCGCGATGTCGCTGCGCGACCTCAAGGGAGCGACGAAAGATATCGACCTGGTCGTCCCAGATGGCGACGCGTACGGCCAGCTGTGGGCCGTCCTGATGGACCTCGGGTATGCGGAAGTTCAATCGCTGGATCCAGATTACCGGGCGCTGGGGGCGACGAGCTGCGTCGAAAACGACGATGGGTGTCGCCTCGACATCTTCAACCAGCAGGTCGCGAACAAGCTCGTGCTCACCGACGGGATGCGAGAGCGCAGCGAGCCGTTCCTCGACACGGATCGACTGACGGTCCGGCTAGTCAGCAACGAGGATATCTTCCTGTTCAAGGCGATCGCAGGCCGCGATGACGACATCGAGGACATGAATATGCTCGTGCAGGCCGGCCTCGATTACGACGTCGTCCGGGCTGAACTCGAAGCCCAGATCGAACGCCTGGGGGACGATCAGTTCGCCACGTTCGCGAATGAGGCCCTGGTCGAACTCGAGGAGCGGTACGGAGTGACCACACCGATCGAGGACCGCGTCCAGGAGCTCACGAACAGGTACTACCGGGGGCTCGAAGTCCTCCAGGCACTCGACGAGCCGATGGCCGTCGACGAACTGGCCGCCGAACTGGAGTTGGGCACCGACGAGGTTCACGACCGGCTCGCGTATCTCTCAACGTTCGACCGGGCCCAACGAGATGGCGACACGGTCCGTCCTGTGGAGTAG
- a CDS encoding ArsR family transcriptional regulator, which produces MLRRIELEVLATVERGDTISELATKLNHSESYLSRAVADLVEKGLVYTERDGRRKRVIPSDARAVELYQDLVRQHSHIDFPELLTGKTLEVLYYLDQPRTVSEIADRSDNYRNTVNRVLKRFRDRGLVGTADGHYEFNADFDRLHEFARELAHHLHRQCLEAVAPKGTILWEDYDEFLAQAETEIDAAAFHETGLARFAAFDLQFLLTGHRYYFYSEDLDAVSPAELCCHTLLIDDGSRHRSYCLLLLSQVDVDEEDLREQGAKYGLEDEIDALLRYLETHGEVDDDRLPGWDEFQELAAEYEVPLPQ; this is translated from the coding sequence GTGCTCCGGCGTATCGAACTCGAGGTCCTCGCCACGGTCGAACGCGGCGACACGATCTCCGAACTCGCGACGAAGCTCAACCACAGCGAGAGCTACCTCTCTCGTGCCGTCGCCGACCTCGTCGAAAAGGGACTCGTCTACACGGAACGCGACGGCCGCCGAAAACGAGTCATCCCGTCAGACGCTCGTGCCGTCGAGCTCTACCAGGACCTCGTCCGCCAGCACTCCCACATCGACTTCCCCGAGCTGCTGACCGGGAAGACACTCGAGGTGCTGTACTACCTCGACCAGCCGCGAACCGTCTCCGAGATCGCCGACCGGAGCGACAACTACCGCAACACGGTCAATCGGGTCCTCAAGCGGTTTCGCGACCGTGGTCTCGTCGGGACGGCCGACGGCCACTACGAGTTCAACGCCGACTTCGACCGCCTCCACGAGTTCGCCCGTGAACTCGCACACCATCTGCATCGCCAGTGCCTCGAAGCCGTCGCCCCGAAGGGCACGATTCTCTGGGAAGACTACGACGAATTCCTCGCGCAGGCCGAGACGGAGATCGACGCAGCGGCGTTCCACGAAACAGGCCTCGCTCGGTTCGCGGCCTTCGACCTCCAGTTCCTGCTCACTGGCCATCGCTACTACTTCTACTCAGAGGATCTCGACGCAGTCTCGCCGGCGGAACTTTGTTGTCACACGCTACTGATCGACGACGGCAGCCGCCACCGTTCGTACTGTCTCCTTCTACTCAGCCAAGTCGACGTCGACGAGGAGGATCTCCGAGAGCAGGGGGCGAAGTATGGCCTCGAAGACGAAATCGACGCCTTGCTGCGCTACCTCGAGACGCACGGCGAGGTCGACGACGACCGGCTCCCGGGGTGGGACGAGTTTCAGGAGTTGGCGGCTGAGTACGAGGTGCCACTACCACAGTAA
- a CDS encoding orc1/cdc6 family replication initiation protein, translating into MGMFQRDRQVFADAEPLDDSYEPEDIRERDEELEKYQRALQPIIDNRPTSNIFLYGKTGTGKTVATKFMLSHLETDAAEYDDVDLSTVWVSCENLSSSYQVAVALVNELRESQDKDRISTTGYSQQRVFDILYEELDALGGTVVIVLDEIDNIGHSDDILYGLPRARSNDYVDDVRPVIIGISNDFQFRDNLSPKVKDTLAEKEVLFPPYDANQLRSILTPRAEKAFHDGVLDDDVVPLCAAFAAQDTGSARQAIRLLREAGELAQADDSDTVTEEHVRDAQDELEKNQLYEGMQELTTQGHAVLCALAYHQALDDVPIRSRDLYERYAKICDRLDADSVSERRVRDHLSDMNMLGLISVYERNEGLSAGRYHEYELDVPLKAVLEVLLSTSRFEDLANIIQSTANDNNLLQSDISDY; encoded by the coding sequence ATGGGGATGTTCCAACGGGATCGTCAGGTGTTCGCTGACGCCGAACCACTTGACGATTCATACGAGCCCGAGGATATTCGTGAACGGGACGAGGAACTCGAGAAATATCAGCGAGCCCTCCAGCCGATTATCGACAACCGGCCGACGTCGAACATCTTTCTGTATGGCAAGACGGGAACAGGGAAGACCGTCGCGACGAAATTCATGCTATCCCATCTCGAGACCGATGCTGCCGAGTACGACGATGTTGATCTCTCAACTGTCTGGGTCAGCTGTGAGAATCTCTCCTCGTCCTACCAAGTCGCCGTCGCCCTCGTCAACGAGCTCCGTGAAAGCCAGGACAAAGACCGCATCAGTACTACTGGCTACTCCCAGCAACGAGTCTTTGACATCCTCTACGAGGAACTTGACGCACTCGGTGGTACTGTCGTAATCGTCCTCGACGAGATTGACAACATCGGGCATTCCGACGACATCCTCTATGGGCTTCCTCGAGCGCGGTCAAATGACTACGTCGACGACGTCCGTCCGGTGATAATCGGTATCAGCAACGACTTCCAGTTCCGCGATAATCTTTCGCCGAAAGTCAAAGACACACTCGCCGAAAAGGAGGTTCTCTTCCCGCCATACGACGCGAATCAGTTACGCTCGATTCTCACCCCCCGCGCCGAGAAAGCGTTCCACGATGGTGTCCTCGACGACGATGTTGTTCCACTCTGTGCAGCGTTTGCTGCTCAGGACACGGGATCGGCCCGACAGGCGATCCGACTGCTTCGTGAGGCCGGCGAACTCGCGCAAGCTGACGATTCCGATACTGTGACCGAGGAGCACGTCCGGGATGCCCAAGACGAACTCGAAAAAAATCAACTCTACGAGGGCATGCAGGAACTCACGACCCAGGGACATGCCGTCCTCTGTGCGCTCGCGTATCACCAGGCACTCGACGACGTCCCTATCCGATCCCGTGATCTCTACGAACGGTACGCGAAAATCTGCGATCGGCTTGACGCCGACAGCGTGAGCGAACGGCGAGTTCGCGACCACCTCTCGGATATGAATATGCTCGGGCTCATCAGCGTCTATGAACGGAATGAAGGGCTCTCGGCTGGCCGGTATCACGAATACGAGCTTGACGTTCCGCTGAAAGCCGTGCTTGAGGTCCTTCTTTCGACATCTCGATTCGAGGACCTCGCGAACATTATCCAGTCGACGGCCAACGATAACAATCTCCTTCAGTCGGATATTTCCGACTATTAA
- a CDS encoding RNA-guided endonuclease InsQ/TnpB family protein has translation MEVHRTVPVKLDVTEEQAELLHETIDEFRWAANYVVDTAWDGEWAETRKSVLHDLTYDELREQTRLHSNHVQSARDRAVDALESVVAKWSKGEYASLPTFTSHFVEYNQRNATFHDDHASLSTVDGRVIVEYVIPEVTRETPFSEYLQCNKWETAGATLHYRRGDFYLHVRTKADVDDPKPAENGTVLGVDLGIENIAVTSTGAFWSADELNHWRTEYVQRRKSLEECGSRWAHENVQAVGRKEKGRFKQYLHRVANELVDEAVENGCRVIAFENLTDIRRRVPDARKFHEWAFRRLYDYVSYKAKGRGIQVKQVNPKNTSRRCSSCGFTHEDNRPSRDTFRCQSCGYENHADYNAAKNIGYRLLRNQTGGEGGAPVGVRLNTGMLNANGVKPLPDSARAGVHGEHYDP, from the coding sequence ATGGAGGTCCACCGCACTGTTCCGGTCAAACTCGATGTGACCGAAGAGCAGGCGGAACTGCTTCACGAGACTATCGACGAGTTTCGGTGGGCCGCCAACTATGTCGTAGATACCGCGTGGGACGGCGAATGGGCCGAGACCCGAAAGTCCGTCCTTCACGACCTGACCTACGACGAACTACGCGAGCAGACACGGCTTCACAGCAACCACGTTCAGTCGGCTCGCGACCGCGCCGTTGACGCACTCGAAAGTGTGGTCGCGAAGTGGTCGAAGGGAGAGTATGCTTCATTGCCCACGTTCACCTCGCACTTCGTGGAATATAACCAGCGCAACGCCACATTCCACGACGACCATGCCTCGTTATCTACCGTCGATGGACGCGTCATTGTCGAATACGTCATTCCCGAGGTAACCCGTGAAACGCCCTTCTCCGAATATCTGCAGTGCAACAAGTGGGAGACTGCTGGTGCGACACTCCATTATCGCCGTGGCGATTTCTATCTCCACGTCCGAACAAAGGCGGACGTGGACGATCCCAAACCGGCCGAGAACGGAACGGTTCTCGGTGTGGACCTCGGGATTGAGAACATCGCCGTCACCTCGACTGGCGCGTTCTGGTCTGCCGACGAACTCAACCACTGGCGAACGGAGTACGTCCAACGCCGCAAGTCACTCGAAGAGTGTGGGTCGCGGTGGGCCCACGAGAACGTCCAAGCGGTCGGGCGAAAGGAGAAGGGACGCTTCAAGCAGTATCTTCACCGTGTCGCGAACGAACTCGTAGACGAGGCAGTTGAAAATGGCTGCAGGGTGATAGCCTTCGAGAACTTGACGGATATCCGCCGTCGGGTGCCCGATGCCCGTAAGTTCCACGAGTGGGCGTTCCGTCGCCTGTACGACTACGTCTCGTACAAGGCCAAGGGACGCGGGATTCAGGTTAAGCAGGTAAACCCGAAGAACACGTCCCGACGGTGCTCGTCGTGTGGGTTCACCCACGAGGACAACCGCCCGTCGCGGGACACCTTCCGCTGTCAGTCCTGTGGATACGAGAACCACGCGGACTACAACGCAGCGAAGAACATCGGCTATCGACTCCTTCGCAACCAAACTGGTGGCGAAGGAGGCGCACCCGTAGGCGTGCGCTTAAACACCGGGATGCTGAACGCGAACGGGGTTAAGCCCCTGCCGGATTCGGCCAGAGCGGGAGTCCACGGTGAACACTACGACCCATAG
- a CDS encoding DUF6788 family protein, producing MPTHPTAPESLPQYLAEGVPKQDDEDLHALQDWIDDLLEYRQDIAAEDIDASEGESIEAVEESSSGTVVIKKVSCGKDNCKCQSGELHGPYKYVVRRQGNSLNWDYKGPVSE from the coding sequence ATGCCAACCCATCCCACGGCTCCAGAGTCTTTGCCGCAGTATCTCGCTGAAGGAGTCCCGAAGCAAGACGACGAGGACTTACATGCCCTTCAGGACTGGATCGACGACCTCCTTGAGTACCGCCAAGACATCGCCGCCGAGGACATCGATGCCAGTGAGGGCGAGTCAATCGAAGCCGTCGAAGAATCGAGCAGTGGGACTGTGGTAATCAAGAAGGTCAGCTGCGGCAAGGATAACTGCAAGTGCCAGTCCGGCGAACTGCATGGCCCCTACAAGTACGTCGTCCGTCGACAAGGCAACAGTCTGAATTGGGATTACAAAGGTCCAGTATCTGAATAG
- a CDS encoding Re/Si-specific NAD(P)(+) transhydrogenase subunit alpha, producing MIIGVPWETAGDETRVALVPSVAEDLIEDGHEVCVAAGAGEGSDWSDADYREVGCEIVDDRETVFERADIVVQVRALGATPGDVDPYTEGQIVVGQLGPYELDEELEDLADRGVTTLALELIPRISRAQSMDALTSQASIGGYKSAIVAAEALPKMYPLQMTAAGTVQPAEVFVVGAGVAGLQAIATADRLGASVRGYDIRLEVKQEVESLGADFVELDLETEGSGDEEGYAREMDDEFLEQQRKELTRVVGESDVVITTAAVPGRPAPELVTTEMVEGMDSGSVIIDLSAATGGNCELTVPDETVEHDGVTIHGPTNLPATVSHHASQLYSNNIANFLENLYDDDTGEIDTDDEIVDSTMLTHAGEVQWTHPAERPDPDEASEDDQNDGSGEEAADVEVDDED from the coding sequence GTGATAATCGGAGTTCCCTGGGAGACCGCTGGAGATGAGACGCGGGTCGCGCTTGTTCCCTCCGTCGCCGAGGACCTCATCGAAGACGGACACGAGGTCTGCGTCGCCGCGGGTGCCGGCGAAGGCTCTGACTGGTCCGACGCCGACTACCGCGAGGTCGGCTGTGAAATCGTCGACGACCGCGAGACCGTTTTTGAGCGCGCGGACATCGTGGTGCAGGTCCGTGCGCTCGGGGCTACCCCCGGCGACGTCGACCCCTACACGGAGGGGCAGATCGTCGTCGGCCAGCTCGGTCCCTATGAACTTGATGAGGAGCTAGAGGATCTGGCCGACCGCGGCGTCACCACCCTCGCCTTGGAGCTCATCCCGCGAATCAGCCGGGCACAGAGCATGGACGCGCTGACCTCTCAGGCGAGTATCGGCGGCTACAAGTCGGCGATCGTGGCCGCCGAGGCGCTTCCGAAGATGTACCCGCTGCAGATGACTGCCGCCGGAACCGTCCAGCCAGCGGAGGTGTTCGTCGTCGGCGCCGGTGTTGCAGGGCTGCAGGCCATCGCAACCGCCGACCGTCTCGGAGCCTCCGTCCGTGGCTACGACATCCGATTAGAGGTCAAACAGGAGGTTGAGAGCCTCGGTGCCGACTTCGTCGAACTCGACCTCGAGACCGAGGGGTCCGGCGACGAAGAGGGGTACGCTCGGGAGATGGACGACGAGTTCCTCGAACAACAGCGCAAGGAGTTGACCCGCGTCGTCGGAGAGTCCGACGTCGTCATCACGACCGCCGCTGTCCCCGGTAGGCCCGCCCCGGAGTTGGTGACCACCGAGATGGTAGAAGGAATGGATTCCGGGTCAGTAATCATCGACCTGTCGGCCGCGACGGGAGGGAATTGCGAACTCACCGTTCCAGACGAGACGGTCGAACACGATGGCGTCACGATTCACGGGCCGACGAATCTGCCCGCGACCGTCTCCCACCACGCCAGCCAGCTATACAGCAACAACATCGCGAACTTCCTGGAAAATCTTTACGACGATGACACCGGCGAGATCGACACCGACGACGAAATCGTGGACTCGACAATGCTCACCCACGCCGGGGAGGTGCAGTGGACTCACCCGGCGGAGCGACCCGATCCGGACGAGGCGTCCGAAGATGACCAGAACGACGGTTCTGGCGAGGAGGCCGCCGACGTGGAGGTCGATGATGAAGATTAA
- a CDS encoding CRISPR-associated protein Cas4, with protein sequence MTATVHGRIDDRIGTLIEAITGDAFSEWYQDWQVKQHMRDGQPWQHTPASVTPPERHSPSQLLKCQRKAYYSAQNAPQEDEDPSGIFWAGTRIEEDIVMPFLETIADQVEEPAYVQNSMWIDYGLDTKVGPLQVCGATDPVLCTRDGTPLLPTEIKTKESLEGFDRESPSPSRHHRAQLHAYLRGFQADEEVSHPVETGLIIYVSRKQHDLLPIRVEFDAEFFQETVVKWAAEQTTYRLEESLPPAEPEASWECGYCSYRERCGVGEVPYEDTPAQEFLPGVVYPQRQVDRAIRAEGGAAALTPTLAHEYPELAAEYDVLEWRCPVCSSTYAYETVEWNGRVEAPPPCPKCTEATRFVPLTSESPKLNATNE encoded by the coding sequence ATGACGGCGACAGTACACGGACGGATAGACGATCGTATCGGCACGCTCATCGAAGCCATAACGGGGGATGCCTTCAGCGAGTGGTACCAAGACTGGCAGGTCAAACAGCACATGCGGGACGGCCAGCCGTGGCAACACACGCCGGCGTCGGTTACGCCGCCAGAGCGGCACTCTCCGAGTCAGTTGCTCAAATGCCAGCGGAAGGCATACTACTCAGCGCAGAACGCACCACAGGAAGATGAGGATCCCTCGGGTATATTCTGGGCAGGTACACGCATCGAGGAAGACATCGTCATGCCGTTTCTGGAGACCATCGCCGATCAGGTCGAGGAACCGGCCTACGTGCAGAACTCGATGTGGATCGATTACGGGCTTGACACCAAGGTAGGGCCGCTCCAGGTGTGCGGGGCGACTGACCCGGTGCTCTGTACGAGAGATGGGACACCGCTGTTGCCGACTGAAATCAAGACCAAAGAGTCCCTCGAAGGCTTCGACAGGGAATCACCGTCACCAAGTCGTCACCATCGGGCCCAGTTACACGCGTATCTTCGGGGGTTTCAGGCCGACGAAGAGGTGTCTCACCCTGTGGAGACAGGATTAATCATCTACGTGAGCCGCAAGCAGCACGATTTGCTGCCGATTCGTGTCGAGTTCGACGCGGAGTTCTTCCAAGAGACGGTCGTCAAGTGGGCGGCCGAGCAGACGACGTACCGGCTTGAGGAGTCACTCCCGCCGGCGGAGCCGGAGGCTTCCTGGGAGTGTGGCTATTGTTCGTATCGGGAGCGATGCGGCGTCGGCGAGGTACCGTATGAGGACACCCCGGCGCAGGAGTTTCTGCCGGGAGTTGTCTACCCGCAGCGGCAAGTCGATCGAGCGATTCGCGCTGAAGGGGGGGCAGCGGCTCTTACCCCGACGCTAGCGCATGAGTATCCGGAGCTGGCAGCCGAGTACGACGTCTTAGAGTGGCGGTGTCCGGTCTGTTCGTCGACGTATGCGTACGAGACGGTCGAGTGGAATGGACGTGTTGAGGCTCCCCCACCGTGTCCGAAGTGTACGGAGGCGACTCGATTCGTCCCACTGACGAGTGAATCACCGAAGCTGAACGCAACCAATGAGTGA